Proteins co-encoded in one Methylobacterium sp. WL1 genomic window:
- a CDS encoding DUF2793 domain-containing protein yields MSDTTPRLGLPLIAASQAQKHVTHNEALGLLDALVQLACLDKDLTAPPKNPADGDRYLVVASNPGGAWAGLAGQVVRYADGVWVGAVPRAGWFAYLIDEADLYVFDGSAWGSFRRTLTAIQSVSRLGINTGADATNRLAVKADAALLTWDDATPGSGDMRISVNKQAASRDAALNFQTGYSARALLGLLGGDDFSLKVSPDGAAFATALTASAAKGGIDFASTETVLAAAATTDLGGAGTRRVLVTGTARITRFGSGADRERLVRFAGAATLVHDPEQLALPTRADIVTAADDTCLVASDGAGRWRVRHYQRADGTPLALGTQALAPNGYARLANGLVLQWGLATGADADLSVAFSPAFPSACLGVWAQPVARDAGTLYASQVSDVSATGFTLRNRRDTGGAVTGAGNGATYWLALGS; encoded by the coding sequence ATGTCCGACACCACGCCCCGCCTCGGCCTGCCGCTGATCGCGGCGAGCCAGGCCCAGAAGCACGTCACCCACAACGAGGCGCTCGGCCTCCTCGACGCCCTGGTCCAGCTCGCCTGCCTGGACAAGGACCTCACCGCGCCGCCCAAGAACCCCGCCGACGGCGACCGCTACCTCGTGGTCGCCTCGAACCCGGGGGGCGCCTGGGCCGGGCTCGCCGGCCAGGTCGTGCGCTACGCCGACGGCGTCTGGGTCGGCGCGGTGCCCCGGGCCGGCTGGTTCGCCTACCTGATCGACGAGGCCGACCTCTACGTGTTCGACGGCAGCGCCTGGGGCAGCTTCCGCCGGACGCTGACCGCGATCCAGAGCGTGAGCCGGCTCGGCATCAACACCGGGGCGGATGCCACCAACCGCCTCGCGGTCAAGGCGGACGCGGCCCTGCTCACCTGGGACGACGCGACGCCGGGCTCCGGCGACATGCGGATCTCGGTCAACAAACAGGCCGCCTCCCGGGACGCAGCCCTGAACTTCCAGACCGGGTATTCCGCCCGCGCCCTGCTGGGCCTTCTGGGCGGCGACGACTTCTCGCTGAAGGTCTCGCCCGACGGGGCCGCCTTCGCCACCGCGCTCACCGCTTCCGCGGCGAAGGGCGGGATCGATTTCGCCTCCACCGAGACCGTGCTGGCCGCGGCGGCGACCACGGATCTCGGCGGTGCCGGCACCCGGCGGGTCCTGGTCACCGGAACGGCCCGGATCACCCGCTTCGGCTCCGGCGCCGACCGGGAGCGGCTCGTGCGCTTCGCCGGCGCCGCGACCCTGGTCCACGATCCCGAGCAGCTCGCCCTGCCGACCCGGGCCGACATCGTCACGGCCGCCGACGACACCTGCCTGGTCGCCTCGGACGGTGCCGGCCGCTGGCGCGTGCGCCATTACCAGCGCGCCGACGGGACGCCGCTGGCGCTGGGCACCCAGGCGCTCGCTCCGAACGGCTACGCCCGGCTCGCCAACGGCCTCGTCCTGCAATGGGGTCTTGCGACCGGCGCGGACGCGGATCTCTCCGTCGCGTTCAGCCCCGCCTTTCCGAGCGCATGCCTGGGGGTCTGGGCCCAGCCGGTCGCCCGGGATGCCGGGACGCTCTACGCCAGCCAGGTCAGCGACGTGTCGGCCACCGGGTTCACGCTCCGCAACCGCCGCGACACCGGCGGCGCGGTGACCGGCGCCGGGAATGGCGCGACGTATTGGCTGGCCCTGGGGTCTTGA
- a CDS encoding glycoside hydrolase/phage tail family protein, with the protein MATLILSTAGAAVGTALGGPIGSVVGRVLGAAAGAGLDGMLSGSGRHTRFVEGPRLADVAGLSSTEGDPIPRVYGRAKIGGSLIWATRVREVANTTVERAASASKGAGGQKTVHTRYAYFANLAVGLCEGEVALVRRIWADGKEIDQVGITVRVHTGGADQAPDPLIVAKEGAENAPAYRGLAYVVFENLPLADFGNRVPQFAFEVVRPVNGLYHRIRAVDLIPGAGEFALDPNRVTVDLGLGRTEAANRHQLQRATDVTASLDALQALCPNLRRVAVVATWFGTDLRAGACRIVPKVETRGKRTTPEAWAVAGITRDKAEVVSTLPDGTPAYGGTPSDAGLTRLVADLATRGLDVLLYPFVMMDVPAGNGLPDPRVPGATQPPYPWRGRITCDPGPGVPGSPDGTAAAEAQVQGFFEGGYRAGVLHYAGLAALWAASGIRIAGFVIGSELVGLTRVRGAAGYPAVQALRSLAADLRGRLGPGVTLVYGADWTEYGAHVRDGGATIRFPLDDLFADPNIGAVGIDWYPPVTDWRDAPDHADLAVAGDINDRAYLKANGASGEAFDWYYADAAGRAAQDRRPIRDGAYGKPWIFRPRDLIGWWSNPHVERDGGVETRATAWVPKAKPIWLTEAGVPAVDKGTNGPNVFPDPKSAEGAYPPDSRALRDELIQLRGLEAVIARFDPAATGFSEADNPVSPVYGGRMVDPGSIFVWSWDARPFPAFPAVQKVWADTANWRVGHWITGRIEGCDLDLLVLRILADFGFDAPVAVEAAAFLDGYVVDRLLSARAALETLAQVYGLDVSAGAGRLHLRGPRRERPVVLAEADLVRLSEAKPVLRQVRAEESALPRSVILGITESESPDYRRAAAAAIRPVGQRRRETRIEAAIVTRRETGDDLAEALLDRVIAARDSAAFTVSPRRLELEPGDLLAVPADVPGGTVLRRIDRIDDAPTGRRIEASGVPPRAALRAACPQPGLAGWRDPAFPGPPFALALDLPVDRGSPTVLQYLAVAAEPWPGEAAVWRAEGAGPLTLRGLVDYPACLGRTLSDLPAGPLWRLQRGAHLDVTLRRGGALGSIGEAAMLAGGNLFALVGPDGIVELLCAADAVLTGPDTYRLSGLLRGLAGSEPAAGRSTPAGSLIVRLDDGAVVPLVESLDEAGRGFRYRVGPASADPGDPAVSEFAATAGLGSLLPLRPVHLRARRDASGVRLSWIRRARRDGDAWAPAEIPLDEPEAYAVTVFTGAGTPLRQFRAEAQQVLYADEAADFGAAQTSLDVAVAQIGAVAGPGPAIRARIPIRSA; encoded by the coding sequence ATGGCCACCCTGATCCTGTCCACGGCGGGCGCCGCGGTGGGGACCGCGCTCGGCGGGCCGATCGGATCCGTGGTCGGGCGCGTGCTCGGCGCGGCCGCGGGGGCGGGGCTCGACGGGATGCTGTCGGGCTCCGGGCGGCACACGCGTTTCGTCGAGGGGCCGCGGCTCGCCGACGTTGCCGGCCTGTCCTCCACGGAGGGCGATCCCATCCCCCGGGTCTACGGGCGGGCGAAGATCGGCGGCAGCCTGATATGGGCGACGCGCGTCCGCGAGGTCGCCAACACGACGGTGGAGCGCGCGGCCTCCGCGTCCAAGGGCGCGGGCGGGCAGAAGACCGTGCACACCCGCTACGCCTATTTCGCCAACCTGGCGGTCGGCCTGTGCGAGGGCGAGGTCGCGCTGGTCCGCCGGATCTGGGCGGACGGCAAGGAAATCGATCAGGTCGGGATCACCGTGCGGGTCCATACCGGCGGCGCGGACCAAGCGCCGGACCCGCTGATCGTCGCCAAGGAGGGCGCCGAGAACGCCCCGGCCTATCGCGGCCTCGCCTACGTGGTGTTCGAGAACCTGCCGCTCGCCGACTTCGGCAACCGCGTGCCCCAGTTCGCCTTCGAGGTGGTCCGCCCCGTCAACGGCCTGTACCACCGGATCCGCGCCGTCGACCTGATCCCGGGGGCCGGCGAGTTCGCCCTCGACCCGAACCGCGTCACCGTCGATCTCGGCCTCGGCCGGACCGAGGCGGCCAACCGGCACCAGCTCCAGCGCGCCACCGACGTCACCGCCTCCCTCGACGCGCTTCAGGCCCTGTGCCCGAACCTGCGCCGGGTCGCCGTGGTGGCGACGTGGTTCGGCACCGATCTGCGCGCCGGCGCCTGCCGGATCGTTCCGAAGGTCGAGACCCGGGGCAAGCGCACCACGCCGGAGGCCTGGGCCGTCGCCGGGATCACCCGTGACAAGGCCGAGGTGGTCTCGACCCTGCCGGACGGCACCCCCGCCTACGGTGGGACGCCCTCGGATGCCGGGCTGACCCGGCTGGTGGCTGACCTCGCCACCCGCGGCCTGGACGTGCTGCTCTACCCGTTCGTGATGATGGACGTGCCGGCCGGCAACGGCCTGCCCGACCCGCGCGTGCCCGGCGCGACCCAGCCGCCCTATCCCTGGCGCGGGCGCATCACCTGCGACCCGGGCCCGGGCGTCCCCGGCAGCCCGGACGGCACCGCCGCCGCGGAGGCGCAGGTCCAAGGTTTCTTCGAGGGCGGCTATCGCGCGGGGGTGCTGCATTATGCCGGCCTCGCGGCCCTGTGGGCGGCCTCCGGTATCCGGATCGCCGGCTTCGTGATCGGCAGCGAACTCGTCGGCCTCACCCGGGTGCGGGGTGCCGCCGGCTACCCGGCCGTCCAGGCGCTCCGGTCCCTCGCCGCGGATCTGCGCGGCCGGCTCGGGCCCGGCGTCACGCTGGTCTACGGGGCGGACTGGACCGAGTACGGCGCCCATGTCCGGGACGGGGGCGCCACGATCCGCTTCCCGCTGGACGACCTGTTCGCCGACCCCAACATCGGCGCGGTCGGGATCGACTGGTATCCGCCGGTCACCGATTGGCGCGACGCCCCGGACCACGCCGACCTCGCGGTCGCGGGCGACATCAACGACCGGGCCTACCTGAAAGCGAACGGCGCCTCCGGCGAGGCGTTCGACTGGTACTACGCCGACGCGGCCGGGCGCGCCGCCCAGGACCGCCGGCCGATCCGGGACGGCGCCTACGGCAAACCCTGGATCTTCCGGCCCAGGGACCTCATCGGCTGGTGGTCGAACCCGCATGTCGAGCGCGACGGCGGCGTCGAGACCCGCGCCACCGCCTGGGTGCCGAAGGCCAAGCCGATCTGGCTCACCGAGGCCGGGGTGCCGGCGGTGGACAAGGGCACCAACGGCCCGAACGTCTTCCCTGACCCGAAATCCGCCGAGGGCGCCTACCCGCCGGACTCGCGAGCCCTGCGCGACGAGCTGATCCAGCTGCGCGGGCTCGAGGCCGTGATCGCCCGGTTCGACCCGGCGGCGACCGGGTTCTCGGAGGCCGACAACCCGGTCTCGCCGGTCTATGGCGGCCGGATGGTCGATCCGGGATCGATCTTCGTCTGGTCCTGGGACGCGCGGCCGTTCCCGGCCTTCCCGGCGGTGCAGAAGGTCTGGGCCGACACCGCCAACTGGCGGGTCGGCCACTGGATCACCGGGCGGATCGAGGGCTGCGACCTCGACCTTCTGGTCCTGAGGATCCTGGCCGATTTCGGCTTCGACGCGCCGGTCGCCGTGGAGGCCGCCGCCTTCCTCGACGGCTACGTCGTCGACCGGCTGCTCTCGGCGCGGGCCGCGCTCGAGACCCTGGCGCAGGTCTACGGGCTCGACGTCTCGGCGGGGGCGGGGCGCCTGCACCTGCGCGGACCCCGCCGCGAGCGGCCGGTGGTGCTCGCGGAGGCCGACCTCGTCCGCCTGTCGGAGGCGAAGCCGGTCCTGCGGCAGGTCCGGGCCGAGGAGAGCGCGCTGCCGCGCTCGGTCATCCTCGGCATCACCGAGTCCGAGAGTCCGGATTACCGCCGCGCCGCGGCGGCGGCGATCCGGCCGGTCGGCCAGCGGCGCCGCGAGACCCGGATCGAGGCCGCCATCGTCACCCGCAGGGAGACCGGCGACGATCTCGCCGAGGCGCTGCTCGACCGGGTCATCGCGGCCCGGGACAGCGCGGCCTTCACGGTGAGCCCGCGCCGGCTGGAGCTGGAGCCCGGCGACCTGCTGGCGGTGCCGGCCGACGTGCCGGGCGGGACGGTGCTGCGCAGGATCGACCGGATCGACGACGCCCCGACCGGGCGCCGGATCGAGGCGAGCGGCGTCCCGCCCAGGGCGGCCCTCCGCGCGGCCTGCCCGCAACCCGGCCTTGCCGGCTGGCGCGACCCGGCCTTCCCGGGGCCGCCCTTCGCGCTCGCCCTCGACCTGCCGGTGGATCGCGGCAGCCCAACGGTGCTGCAATACCTCGCGGTCGCGGCGGAGCCCTGGCCCGGGGAGGCGGCCGTGTGGCGGGCGGAGGGCGCCGGCCCACTGACCCTCCGCGGCCTGGTCGATTACCCGGCCTGCCTCGGCCGGACCCTTTCGGACCTGCCCGCCGGGCCGCTCTGGCGGCTGCAGCGCGGCGCCCATCTCGACGTCACCCTGCGCCGGGGCGGGGCGCTCGGATCGATCGGCGAGGCCGCGATGCTGGCCGGCGGCAACCTGTTCGCCCTGGTCGGGCCGGACGGCATCGTCGAGCTGCTCTGCGCGGCCGACGCGGTGCTGACCGGCCCCGACACCTACCGGCTCTCCGGGCTGCTGCGCGGGCTCGCGGGCAGCGAGCCGGCCGCCGGGCGTTCCACCCCGGCGGGCAGCCTGATCGTGCGCCTCGACGACGGCGCGGTGGTGCCGTTGGTCGAGAGCCTGGACGAGGCCGGCCGGGGCTTCCGCTACCGGGTCGGCCCGGCATCCGCCGACCCGGGCGATCCGGCGGTTTCGGAATTTGCCGCGACGGCCGGGCTGGGTTCGCTCCTCCCCCTGCGGCCGGTCCACCTGCGGGCGCGGCGGGACGCGTCGGGGGTGCGGCTCTCCTGGATCCGCCGAGCGCGCCGCGACGGCGACGCCTGGGCCCCCGCCGAGATCCCGCTCGACGAGCCGGAGGCTTACGCGGTCACGGTGTTCACGGGGGCCGGCACGCCCCTGCGCCAGTTCCGGGCCGAGGCGCAGCAGGTCCTCTACGCCGACGAGGCGGCCGATTTCGGCGCTGCTCAGACCAGCCTCGACGTCGCTGTGGCGCAGATCGGCGCGGTCGCAGGTCCCGGCCCGGCCATCCGCGCCCGCATTCCGATCCGAAGCGCCTGA
- a CDS encoding addiction module antidote protein, whose amino-acid sequence MSFTPFDASEFLDSEEAIAEYLAAALEDPDPELFVAALGDVAKARGMSQIAREAGLGRESLYKALTPGSKLRYETVRKVIDALGVKLTVATGAS is encoded by the coding sequence ATGTCCTTCACGCCTTTCGACGCCTCGGAGTTCCTCGACAGCGAGGAAGCGATCGCCGAATATCTCGCGGCCGCGCTTGAGGATCCCGATCCCGAGCTGTTCGTCGCGGCGCTCGGTGATGTCGCCAAGGCGCGCGGCATGAGCCAGATCGCCCGGGAGGCCGGCCTGGGGCGGGAAAGCCTGTACAAGGCGCTGACCCCGGGCTCGAAGCTGCGCTACGAGACTGTGCGCAAAGTCATTGACGCGCTCGGCGTCAAGCTGACCGTGGCGACCGGCGCCTCGTAA
- a CDS encoding NlpC/P60 family protein yields MSAMRRDMGVAALGEARLWLGTPYRHQASLRGVGCDCLGLLRGVWRGLYGAEPEPVPPYAATWAESAAPGTDPLTEAAARHLVPVPSAGDPPRPGDVLLFAFRRHLPARHCAIATGDGAMIHAHDNATVAEVALTAWWRRHLTGVFRFPQAPYEAPVATVSLTPSASMTLRTVS; encoded by the coding sequence ATGAGCGCAATGCGGCGGGACATGGGCGTGGCCGCCCTCGGCGAGGCGCGGCTGTGGCTCGGCACGCCCTACCGGCACCAGGCCTCCTTGCGCGGGGTCGGCTGCGACTGCCTGGGCCTGCTGCGCGGGGTCTGGCGCGGGCTCTACGGCGCCGAGCCGGAACCGGTGCCGCCCTATGCAGCCACCTGGGCCGAATCCGCCGCCCCGGGGACCGATCCCCTCACCGAGGCGGCGGCGCGCCACCTCGTGCCGGTGCCGTCCGCCGGAGACCCGCCCCGTCCGGGCGACGTGCTGCTCTTCGCCTTCCGCCGCCACCTCCCGGCCCGCCACTGCGCCATCGCCACCGGCGACGGTGCCATGATCCACGCCCACGACAACGCCACGGTCGCCGAGGTCGCGCTCACGGCGTGGTGGCGCCGGCACCTGACCGGGGTGTTCCGCTTTCCGCAGGCCCCTTACGAGGCGCCGGTCGCCACGGTCAGCTTGACGCCGAGCGCGTCAATGACTTTGCGCACAGTCTCGTAG
- a CDS encoding DUF2163 domain-containing protein, whose amino-acid sequence MRAIPDAFAAHLAGGVTTLCRCWTLRRRDGAALGFTDHDRDLTLSGLVHEARTGLDAAEASAESGFAVSGGDVAGALSALGLTEADIAGGLYDGASVETWLADWTAPETRLLLDVGTIGEVRREGDAFVAELRGLAHRLDAERGRTFRATCGADLGDARCRVDLAAWRTTGRVTGLPEPATLAVSLAGRFADGLFTGGTLTWETGANAGLAADVRLQLGGLVELWTVPARPVTPGDAFSVSAGCDKRLATCRDRFANAINFQGFPHMPGNDAVMRAVPGSEPVLDGGSLFR is encoded by the coding sequence ATGCGTGCCATCCCCGATGCCTTCGCGGCCCATCTCGCGGGCGGCGTGACCACCCTGTGCCGGTGCTGGACCCTGCGCCGGCGCGACGGGGCCGCCCTCGGCTTCACCGACCATGACCGCGACCTGACCCTCTCGGGCCTGGTCCACGAGGCCCGGACCGGGCTGGACGCGGCCGAGGCCAGCGCCGAATCCGGCTTCGCGGTCTCCGGGGGCGACGTGGCCGGGGCGCTGAGCGCGCTCGGGCTCACCGAGGCCGACATCGCGGGCGGCCTCTACGACGGCGCGTCGGTGGAGACCTGGCTGGCCGACTGGACCGCCCCCGAGACGCGCCTGCTGCTGGATGTCGGCACGATCGGCGAGGTGCGCCGGGAGGGCGACGCCTTCGTGGCCGAGCTGCGCGGCCTCGCCCACCGGCTCGATGCCGAGCGCGGCCGGACCTTCCGGGCCACCTGCGGGGCCGACCTCGGCGATGCCCGCTGCCGGGTCGATCTCGCCGCCTGGCGCACCACCGGCCGGGTCACCGGCCTTCCGGAGCCGGCGACGCTTGCGGTGTCGCTGGCGGGTCGCTTCGCGGACGGGCTGTTCACCGGCGGGACGCTCACCTGGGAGACGGGTGCCAATGCGGGGCTCGCCGCGGATGTGCGGCTTCAGCTCGGCGGGCTGGTCGAGCTGTGGACGGTCCCGGCCCGGCCGGTGACCCCGGGGGATGCCTTCAGCGTCTCGGCCGGATGCGACAAGCGGCTGGCCACCTGCCGGGACCGCTTCGCCAACGCGATCAACTTCCAGGGCTTCCCGCACATGCCCGGCAACGACGCGGTGATGCGTGCGGTGCCGGGCTCGGAGCCCGTCCTCGACGGCGGGAGCTTGTTCCGATGA
- a CDS encoding DUF2460 domain-containing protein codes for MADAFHEMLFPLDVSLRGSGGPQRLTEIVTLASGREHRNGRWADSRRRYDAGFGVRGLDALHAVLAFFEERRGRLYGFRYRDRVDFRSGPPGRAIGPLDQPLGAGDGATATFALTKSYGSGFAPYRRRIAKPVAGSVRVALAGREVGADAFACDPATGLVTFAGGHVPAKGAAVTAGFAFDVPVRFDTDDLTIDLAAFTAGEIPKVPLVEIVP; via the coding sequence ATGGCCGACGCCTTCCACGAAATGCTGTTTCCCCTCGACGTGTCGCTGCGCGGCAGCGGCGGGCCGCAGCGGCTCACCGAGATCGTCACGCTGGCCTCGGGGCGGGAGCACCGCAACGGCCGCTGGGCCGATTCCCGGCGCCGCTACGATGCCGGGTTCGGGGTGCGCGGGCTCGACGCGCTCCATGCGGTGCTGGCGTTCTTCGAGGAGCGGCGCGGAAGGCTGTACGGCTTCCGCTACCGCGACCGGGTCGATTTCCGCTCCGGGCCGCCCGGGCGGGCGATCGGCCCCCTCGACCAGCCGCTCGGCGCCGGCGACGGCGCCACGGCGACGTTCGCGCTGACCAAGTCCTACGGGTCCGGCTTCGCGCCCTACCGCCGGCGCATCGCCAAGCCGGTCGCCGGCAGCGTCCGGGTCGCCCTGGCCGGCCGGGAGGTCGGCGCCGACGCCTTCGCGTGCGACCCGGCTACCGGGCTCGTCACCTTCGCGGGCGGGCACGTCCCGGCCAAGGGCGCCGCCGTCACGGCGGGCTTCGCCTTCGACGTGCCGGTCCGGTTCGACACCGACGACCTCACCATCGACCTTGCGGCCTTCACGGCCGGCGAGATCCCCAAGGTGCCGCTGGTCGAGATCGTGCCGTGA
- a CDS encoding TauD/TfdA family dioxygenase, with protein sequence MSAVLQSLHPNLDIRRVAGRIGAEIRGVALSGDLDAGTVAAIRQALLTHKVVFFRDQSLDESGQEAFGRRLGELVPHPTVPSLPGTAGILDLDASRGERASSWHTDVTFVPAYPAISILRAVTLPAYGGDTLWANTAAAYTDLPEPLRALADRLWALHSNVYDYVGGRVNVTEAGRRRHDEVFTRTVHEAEHPLVHVHPETGERSLIVGHFIQRILGLTTSDSQHLLAIFHDYATRPENTVRWSWRLGDVAIWDNRATVHRAVDDYGDQPRVVRRVTLEGAPAVSVDGRRSRPARRRPAKRREGRSRRPLPRATARARLAVTCASERRKAPGSGWRC encoded by the coding sequence ATGAGTGCCGTCCTGCAGTCCCTGCACCCCAATCTCGACATCCGCCGGGTCGCCGGCCGCATCGGCGCGGAGATCCGCGGCGTCGCGCTCTCGGGCGACCTCGATGCCGGGACGGTGGCGGCGATCCGCCAGGCGCTGCTCACCCACAAGGTGGTGTTCTTCCGCGACCAGAGCCTCGACGAATCCGGCCAGGAGGCGTTCGGACGGCGCCTGGGCGAGCTCGTCCCGCACCCGACCGTGCCGTCGCTCCCCGGGACCGCGGGAATCCTCGACCTCGACGCCAGCCGGGGCGAGCGGGCGAGTTCCTGGCACACCGACGTGACCTTCGTGCCGGCCTATCCGGCGATCTCGATCCTGCGCGCCGTGACCCTGCCGGCCTATGGCGGCGACACCCTCTGGGCCAACACGGCGGCGGCCTACACGGACCTGCCCGAGCCGCTTCGCGCGCTGGCCGACCGGCTCTGGGCGCTGCATTCCAACGTCTACGACTACGTCGGCGGGCGGGTGAACGTCACCGAGGCCGGCCGTCGCCGGCACGACGAGGTGTTCACCCGGACCGTCCACGAGGCCGAGCACCCGCTGGTGCACGTCCATCCGGAGACCGGCGAACGCTCGCTGATCGTCGGGCACTTCATCCAGCGCATCCTCGGGCTCACGACCTCGGATTCGCAGCACCTGCTGGCGATTTTCCACGACTACGCGACCCGTCCGGAGAACACGGTGCGCTGGTCCTGGCGGTTGGGCGACGTGGCGATCTGGGACAACCGGGCCACAGTGCACCGCGCGGTGGACGATTACGGCGACCAGCCCCGGGTGGTCCGCCGCGTGACCCTCGAAGGCGCCCCCGCGGTGAGCGTCGACGGACGCCGCAGCCGCCCCGCGAGGCGGCGGCCAGCAAAGCGGCGTGAGGGGCGGTCACGTCGCCCGCTGCCCCGCGCGACCGCGCGGGCGAGGCTCGCCGTCACCTGCGCCTCCGAGCGGCGGAAGGCGCCGGGGTCGGGGTGGCGATGTTGA
- a CDS encoding phage major tail protein, TP901-1 family gives MGAQKGKDLLLRAGDGAGGFLAVAGLRTRQITLNAETVDVTNADSTGRWRELLAGAGVRRAAIAGAGVFRDQASDLRLRLIFFEGAIETFQVVVPAFGTLEGPFQIASLEYRGDHAGEVTFDISLDSAGVLAFTAA, from the coding sequence ATGGGCGCACAGAAGGGCAAGGACCTGCTGCTCCGGGCCGGCGACGGCGCGGGCGGCTTTCTGGCGGTGGCGGGCCTGCGCACCCGGCAGATCACCCTCAACGCGGAGACCGTGGACGTCACCAACGCGGACTCCACCGGCCGCTGGCGCGAGCTGCTGGCCGGGGCCGGCGTGCGCCGGGCCGCGATCGCCGGCGCCGGGGTGTTCCGCGATCAGGCCTCGGACCTGCGCCTGCGGCTGATCTTCTTCGAGGGCGCGATCGAGACCTTCCAGGTGGTCGTGCCGGCCTTCGGGACCCTGGAGGGCCCGTTCCAGATCGCGAGCCTCGAATACCGGGGCGACCATGCCGGCGAGGTCACCTTCGACATCAGCCTCGACTCGGCGGGCGTGCTCGCCTTCACGGCGGCTTGA
- a CDS encoding DUF3168 domain-containing protein, protein MSDPSPLLALRAGLIARFSGDAALAALLGGKVRLHDEPPRGSVPVYALFGDAESVDDSVDGAERHRHSHAIAVIAKPGSVRTALDAAARMAALLTDAALPLQGCRLVTLRVRAIRASRDARTGEARATLTIEAVTETL, encoded by the coding sequence GTGAGCGACCCCAGCCCGCTCCTGGCCCTGCGCGCCGGCCTGATCGCCCGCTTCTCCGGCGACGCCGCGCTGGCCGCCCTGCTCGGCGGAAAAGTCCGGCTCCACGACGAGCCACCCCGGGGTTCGGTGCCGGTCTACGCCCTGTTCGGCGACGCCGAGAGCGTGGACGATTCCGTCGACGGCGCCGAGCGCCACCGCCACAGCCACGCCATCGCGGTGATCGCCAAGCCCGGCTCGGTCCGCACCGCGCTGGACGCGGCCGCCCGCATGGCCGCGCTCCTCACCGACGCCGCCCTGCCGCTCCAGGGCTGCCGCCTCGTCACCCTGCGGGTCCGGGCGATCAGGGCGAGCCGCGACGCCCGCACCGGCGAGGCCCGCGCCACCCTGACGATCGAGGCCGTCACCGAGACCCTTTGA